gtttaatttattaccgtttcatgattttatttatttttgacagtGTCGTCACTCTCCGGCGAGTAATCTGTACTGTACAGGATCAGGATCGTTTGTGAAACTAAACACTGGGATTACTGCCGGGTTTTTAGTTacggtttttatttttacggtCATTTCGTCCGCCCCTTAGAAAACAAAAATGCGCTATTCGAGTTAAATCTGTGTCTTAATGAGACTTTTCTCTCCGCAGAGGTGTGAACACTTTCTCTCCAGAAGGAAGACTTTTTCAAGTGGAGTATGCCATCGAAGCTATCAAGGTATTTCATCTGCTCAAGCATGTAACGGGTAgcagagtgcaaaagtttggagaaaaaaatttaaataactgttaggtttaacaaaaaaaaaaaaaaaagagtttctaATGCAAATCATAGACATCTGTGCATTTTATTAATCCGAGTCCATGTAACTTCCTCCATCTATTGTCTTCTGTTGTGATTATTCTTAATTGGTGTGACAGTTTAAATagaatattacattaaaaaaacaaacaaccttcCATCTGTTATTTCTTCTTGCTCGGACGCTCCTTTGATGCTTGTGAACACGTTTTGTAGCTGGGCTCGACAGCCATCGGCATTCAGACGTCGGAAGGAGTGTGTCTCGCTGTGGAGAAGAGAATCACCTCGCCCCTGATGGAGCCCAACAGCATCGAGAAGATCGTAGAGATCGACACTCACATCGGTAACATGGCCTCGCCGCACCTTCCAAACCTGCAAacaatttgttgttttgtttgctgtttCTGTCCTGTATAACACAAACGCTgctctgtataaaaaaaataattaaatcgCAAGAACAGAATATCTCTCATGAGTGAGCTGGAAGAGCGAAATCGGTGAGCTTGAATATGACCGTGcagatctgtttttgtttatccaCAGGCTGCGCTATGAGTGGCTTGATCGCTGATGCTAAAACACTTATCGACAAAGCGAGAGTGGAAACACAGGTCAGTGCACGCCTCTGTCGCGCCTTATCGCTGACTCAAACCGATTACAAATCTGCAGGACCACACTGTAAATCTTTATTAGAATTGTTTGTTCTAAATgcgaatgtttttttattttacgcaTGCTTTTCTGTTTCTTCGCGCCGACCGCAGAATCACTGGTTCACCTACAACGAGACGATGACGGTAGAGAGCGTGACACAGGCTGTGTCGAACCTGGCTCTGCAGTTCGGAGAGGAGGATGCAGACCCCGGCGCCATGGTAAAGTAAATCCGAGACACGGAGTGTAGATCTGTGAGTCGTACTATGCAACGACGTGTGGAAAACGACCAGATATAGATAAAGCCTTCAGGTGATGTGCATCACTACGTTAATAGCGGcgtacacatatatacaaaaaacGAGCGCCAGCATCGAGTATCAGATCAGATCTGGTCTAATCTGCAAATTTGTATAGTTTAGGCATATAAAGTGCCAGCAAATGCGAAGTAAAAaacttatttaattaattataatctacaaaaatgtactttatgtattttaatatattttatcaaaaaaaaaacccgtccCTGAGCGCATCTCTGTTTAAGCTTCGTATTTTTCAGTTTGACGGGCGAAAACGTCATCGTTTaa
This window of the Ictalurus furcatus strain D&B chromosome 21, Billie_1.0, whole genome shotgun sequence genome carries:
- the psma5 gene encoding proteasome subunit alpha type-5, giving the protein MFLTRSEYDRGVNTFSPEGRLFQVEYAIEAIKLGSTAIGIQTSEGVCLAVEKRITSPLMEPNSIEKIVEIDTHIGCAMSGLIADAKTLIDKARVETQNHWFTYNETMTVESVTQAVSNLALQFGEEDADPGAMSRPFGVALLFGGVDEKGPQLYHMDPSGTFVQCDARAIGSASEGAQSSLQEVYHKSMTLKEAIKSSLTILKQVMEEKLNAINIELATIEPNKTFHMYTKEELEEVIKDI